DNA from Debaryomyces hansenii CBS767 chromosome A complete sequence:
CTGGAAGTTCTTTTCGTTAATTCCCAATTCTGCTCCCGAGTGGAAATgcaattttattattatttcaaactCCCCCCACCCGGTCTCTGTAACTTGATATGGAGGCTTTTCGATCGATCGTACCGGTGTGTCATACGTTTCATGTAGCTTGAATGTAACTTTTTTGATTAATGGGGTTAAATCTATGTTATCAAGAACTggtttaaaaaaaattgtccACTCATGTGTATGATCTGGTGGAGTTTTTTCTGTTCGTTTTTCGGGAGCAAGACGAACAGAGTGATTTCCATAAAGTACTGGAACCGCAATGGATACGTTTTTTATTCTCTTCGAGCTAGAACTCATATTATATGTACCTAAATGATGTAATAAACAAATCTTAATGGCTTTCTTTTGAAactgttgataatttatgTGCGCGAGGATCTCGATTTCACGAGCTCAagtattgaagaaatgaatgcttaatatatacaaatattattagatCTAACAGCTGTACATGATTAAATTATACTGtggatatatatatatttatattaacAAACCgcattaaatatttattgaaaaaaaaggTCCCACTTGTAACCTAcaattatatttgtttaaCAGCAACTGACGGGACCGAAGTAATCAGGGCCAAATTGTTGACTTCCAGCacttctttttcattttcttgacGCATCATAATGGCTCTCAACTTGCTTTCTTGTCCCATAATCTTGTGCAAGTTTCTAAAATGAACATAGAATAAAACAGTAAATACACCACCGACAATTGCCAAAGCTGCAAAATACCAAACCAAGTTTGGATCTTTCAATGCTGGACTGATAGCATCACCAATAGCAGCAGCTAAAGCAGTCGCAAGTAAGAACAAAGCCTGAACAAACCCTTTCAAATGAGGTGGAGCTCTAGTATAACCCAATTCATAACCAGAAGTATTAGCAAAACATTCAGAAGCAGCAGATAAGATGTATGGCATCACCAGGACCCAGGCACTAAATGGTGCTACTATTCCTTTCTCTACACATTCTGTAGCATGGTCTCCACATTCAATCTGGttataaatttctttttggATTACTGCAGCTGCTACCTGAGACAAAGCTGCCAATAAGAAACCAAAGGTGATTCTCAAGACCGGTCTAAAGTCTATCTTCCATCTACGCAATAAAGGATAAATACCGTAATCCAATATTGGGATAAGGAAAATGATAGTGATTGGATTGAAACTACTGTAGATATCATTAGGCGTTCCATCACTAGTCAAAGATCCCGACTGTGCAGTTAAAGCTGGAGTTGCTCCGGTACCACCAGCATCACAAAGGTTGAAGATCACGAAGTAAAGGAAAACTTTGGAAATATTAACAATTTGCTTGACATCCAACACCCATTGGTCAGTCCAAGTAATTggcttctttttctttgcaGAATAGTATTCCTCGCCTCTTGCATTCATGTTGGTAGGAGCTGCATAATCCCAAAAGGTATTGTTTCTGATTCTTTTTATCCAGTTTCCTCTAAACAGAACCTTCAAGATTTTGTTAGTGTTGACCATAACAGAGCTTTGAagcttttctttcttaagTCTTGGACGGACGAACCAAAACACTGCTGGAATAATGAGATATATAATGATTGGAATGAAGAAAGCAAACCAAAATCCAATTCTTTGTTCGATGTAAACACTTGGAATAGGGAAAAGTGCACCAAGGTTTACGGACCAATAGAATACTAAGACCATTCTTTCCAATGACTTTTGACGGTCAACAATAACCTTTTCTCCTGATGGCAACAATTTAACCACATCCGACTCCTCGGGGTATTGATCCAACAAGAGTGGTAATAAATTAGGTTTGATAAAACCAGTACCAAACGCCAACGTAATGATACCGAACGCAGTAGGAACAATAGCATTGCCTCCCTCAATAACAGCAGGGATAGCAGCTATGACAAGTAAAATATGAGCAAAAAAACCACAAATAACACCAATCCAGATGGCTCTAAATTTACCAATTTGCGAATCAGCAACATAACCAGCATATAACGGAACAAGGTAGGCAACGAAAGTCAAAGTATAAGTAATGGCGGTAGCGGTAGGCACACCCAACCCTAAGGCACCAGGATTAACACTACCAGGCATAAGCTTACCAGTTCCGCTTCCCTCAGGCAATGGGTTGGTAACAAAATTACTTAAGAGAGTCTGACACGAATAGTACGAGGCTCTTTCAGCAAATTCGGCCACGCAAATCATATAACAGGCCCAATCAGCCCTTCCCAAAACTCTTCTCAACGAAGAAGCTTCCTGTTTAGTAGGCTTTCTTAACCCCATAGGATTATGATCATCGACAAAAGTGGTTGAGTAATTGTTCGAATCGTCAAAATCGTAGATaccttcatcttcaaacTCTTCTTTCGAGACGATAGAAGCATTATCGTGATTTGCGTTGAGATGAGTCTCCGCGACTTCATGTTCTGCCCTCTCGTCGACGCTATACTCGTCCTTACCTGGGTCTTtctcattaatttctttcacGCTGGTCATACTTTCCTTTCAAAAGACTCCTAATCCAACATCAACATGAACATAtcatttttgaagataatgctttatattttaaatcgAAAACTGTGGAGAGATTAACATGGAGCCATTCGATAAACGGCAAACGCGAAAGGTGATAAGCTCGTATCGCTCACGGCGCtgaaaattaaaatacGATAAAGAGGGTTATCGTCCACTTCTTAATGTGGATAAGGATGGAAAGGCATCGGCGATCTGAACTTTAAAGGCATACTTATATGATGCCTTacaaaattgatttcttccCCATCTATTGGCCCCTGTGATCTTATCGCACCATTCGGTTGGCACATGTAAATGATAGCTGTCaaacaatatttttttagttTGTGCCGCGTCATATAATCCTCCACAAAAGGTTCAAAACCTttcttgtttcttctattgTATCATTTGTGGTGAGCATTCGTGATGACGGCGATTTAACTTTTTATTTCAGATTTCTTTTAGCGACCGACGTTTATATTTGTTGTCTCAAGGGACATTCTTTGTTGATAACAATAGTAGTTGACTGATCacaataaattgatttctCTCTCTTCGTATATACGTTATTTACAAATAGACTAAGACTAAGACTAATGTAGATGAAGCCCTAAGCtgtaaaattgaaaataagcGCAGTGGTAGTATATCTGAACTAAAAGTGCTATTATTTGAGAGACGTAACAATGTAGGGTATATCGTGTAAATATTGCTAATTTAAGATCAAATCGAGGTTTATTGAGGTTGCCAATAGTGGCTTATCAAGTCGCTAATCGGAAATGTGGTATTAACCTAAAAATGATCGTGGAAGTACCGAATTTGGTTGCAATAAGATATGATACTGTCGCAATACACTTTTCGTTATACGGTTGCAGAGTATACTTTTCCGTGGTTTCCGCtcattaaaaaattaatgattgCAACACACGACTATGCATCCAATGTGAATTTAACCCCCCGCCTCCTATCCTGCCCTTGCTAAATAGTACAGCTATCTTAAGAAGGGCTGAGGGAGTTCTTCAAAATGAGACTACGATATGATCGGTAATATGTGCTTTTTCCAACCAgccaatatatatatttaaaattttgacGAAGAAATGATTCCCAAAGAAAATAGATAAGAAGCACAACTGAAACCCAATAGTCTAGTATCACATATGGCTTTGAATAAAATAGGAGAAGAACACTTAATTAAAACCAGTTTTGATATTGCTATTAGTTTTTAAATTTCTTACTATGATGCAAACGTAAACCATCTTTGCAGGGTATACCAGTGATAGTATAAACACTGTTGTCTAATGGTACATGTTCCTGTATATAATCTTGTTTGTGATATGCAGTGGCTAAAGGGAACTACTATTAAGTTATTTTATGCAAGAGCAACATTTCCagtttatcaataattaGTATATATTAACATGACAGAACAAAGATATGAACTATTTCCAAGACTGGTAGTTGCGTCGAGAACACACTAACTGAAATGATCAAAAAAACTGACAAATATCACATTCAAAGTGAAAACTGTTGAACAAGCAATGGAGAGTTATAATCAGAACCCACCAGAGTGGTTCACAAACGAAATGAGTGAAATTAAGAGGGATATTAAATATCTTAGGAGAGATATTAAAGATCTTAAGGGAGAGTTTAAAGACCTTAAGAGAGATCTTAACAAGGATGTTAAAGATCTTAAGATAGAGTTTAAAGACCTTAAGAGAGATCTTAACAAGGATGTTAAAGATCTTAAGGGAGAGTTTAAAGACCTTCACATATGACCATtaaaatagataataacGATGTTAAGTTCAAACTATTTTTGATATGGCCagtttttaaatattttctaGGCATATCATGACTAAAGCTGAATAAGGCTGGTTGAAGTATAAACTGTTGCAGAATTATACATGTCCCTGCatattttattcttctttgcGACGTGCATAAAAAGTTCGTTTGTGGTTAAGTTTATAATCTACATTTAAGGGACTGCTTCTCGCTTATTTTATGCAAGAGCAACATACCagtttatcattaattacTATATATTAAACATGACAgaacaaataaatgaaCTATTTCCAAGACTTGGTAGCTGCTTTGAGGACACACTAACTGAAATGATCGAAAAAAAAGTCAATGATAACATTCAAAGTATTGTTGAACAAACATTAGAGAGTTTAAATCAGAACCCACCAGAGTGGTTCACTAATGAAATGCGTGAAATTAAGAAGGATATTAAAGATCTTAAGGGAGAGTTTAAAGACCTTAAGAGAGATCTTAACAAGGATGTTAAAGATCTTAAGATAGAGTTTAAAGACCTTAAGAGAGATCTTAACAAGGATGTTAAAGATCTTAAGATAGAGTTTAAAGACCTTAAGAGAGATGTTAAGAGGGATCTTAGAGATTTTAAGGGAGACATGGATTCTGGCTTCAAAATGTCCGAATATAGTCATATACGTTTATATAATATGTTCCGGAGAATGAATGGATATCCAGCTACTCCCGTTCCGTTCTTGAATGTGGAAGCTATTATGAATGAGTTACCACCAATTGGCTCG
Protein-coding regions in this window:
- a CDS encoding DEHA2A05478p (similar to uniprot|P53930 Saccharomyces cerevisiae YNL107W YAF9 Subunit of both the NuA4 histone H4 acetyltransferase complex and the SWR1 complex), coding for MSSSSKRIKNVSIAVPVLYGNHSVRLAPEKRTEKTPPDHTHEWTIFFKPVLDNIDLTPLIKKVTFKLHETYDTPVRSIEKPPYQVTETGWGEFEIIIKLHFHSGAELGINEKNFQIFHGLKLHPFNPQHPPKENGEVHSVLYDELVFQEPTEKVFEILTQKPSNLLPYKLSDESKRDQEYVRPDEIDELARLDVYINKVREEIENQRDQYKDLEQERLALLQ
- a CDS encoding DEHA2A05500p (weakly similar to uniprot|P32901 Saccharomyces cerevisiae YKR093W PTR2 Functions in transport of small peptides into the cell) — translated: MTSVKEINEKDPGKDEYSVDERAEHEVAETHLNANHDNASIVSKEEFEDEGIYDFDDSNNYSTTFVDDHNPMGLRKPTKQEASSLRRVLGRADWACYMICVAEFAERASYYSCQTLLSNFVTNPLPEGSGTGKLMPGSVNPGALGLGVPTATAITYTLTFVAYLVPLYAGYVADSQIGKFRAIWIGVICGFFAHILLVIAAIPAVIEGGNAIVPTAFGIITLAFGTGFIKPNLLPLLLDQYPEESDVVKLLPSGEKVIVDRQKSLERMVLVFYWSVNLGALFPIPSVYIEQRIGFWFAFFIPIIIYLIIPAVFWFVRPRLKKEKLQSSVMVNTNKILKVSFRGNWIKRIRNNTFWDYAAPTNMNARGEEYYSAKKKKPITWTDQWVLDVKQIVNISKVFLYFVIFNLCDAGGTGATPALTAQSGSLTSDGTPNDIYSSFNPITIIFLIPILDYGIYPLLRRWKIDFRPVLRITFGFLLAALSQVAAAVIQKEIYNQIECGDHATECVEKGIVAPFSAWVSVMPYILSAASECFANTSGYELGYTRAPPHLKGFVQALFLLATALAAAIGDAISPALKDPNLVWYFAALAIVGGVFTVLFYVHFRNLHKIMGQESKLRAIMMRQENEKEVSEVNNLASITSVPSVAVKQI
- a CDS encoding DEHA2A05522p (no similarity); protein product: MESYNQNPPEWFTNEMSEIKRDIKYLRRDIKDLKGEFKDLKRDLNKDVKDLKIEFKDLKRDLNKDVKDLKGEFKDLHI
- a CDS encoding DEHA2A05544p (some similarities with uniprot|Q9Y7S0 Schizosaccharomyces pombe SPCC569), encoding MTEQINELFPRLGSCFEDTLTEMIEKKVNDNIQSIVEQTLESLNQNPPEWFTNEMREIKKDIKDLKGEFKDLKRDLNKDVKDLKIEFKDLKRDLNKDVKDLKIEFKDLKRDVKRDLRDFKGDMDSGFKMSEYSHIRLYNMFRRMNGYPATPVPFLNVEAIMNELPPIGSVQDIDSLSKEECQTYLRAYNVEFHPNESVKLKERLRDAVGLAISYDLEFQFGSFQ